One window of Klebsiella quasivariicola genomic DNA carries:
- a CDS encoding RrF2 family transcriptional regulator, whose translation MLDYRFPTALQMVLSVAMAEQMGERSTSAILAYGLEANPSFIRKLMVPLTRDGIIVSTLGRNGSIHLGRPADKITLRDIYLSVIEDKKLWASRPDVPARCVVSANACWYFKSVADEAEQASLNVLARHTVASALEAVKNADTSGCDPVPEMIARFKKAH comes from the coding sequence ATGTTAGATTACCGCTTCCCGACAGCTTTGCAGATGGTTCTCAGCGTAGCAATGGCGGAGCAGATGGGTGAACGTTCGACGAGCGCGATTCTGGCCTATGGTCTGGAAGCCAATCCGAGCTTTATCCGTAAACTAATGGTTCCGCTAACTCGTGACGGCATTATCGTCTCCACGCTTGGCCGCAACGGCTCAATTCATCTTGGCCGTCCGGCGGACAAGATCACCCTGCGTGATATCTATCTTTCGGTTATCGAAGATAAAAAACTGTGGGCGTCGCGTCCTGACGTCCCGGCCCGCTGCGTGGTCAGCGCCAACGCCTGCTGGTACTTCAAATCGGTTGCCGATGAAGCAGAGCAGGCTTCGTTAAACGTCCTCGCTCGCCATACCGTGGCCAGCGCGCTGGAGGCGGTCAAAAACGCCGATACCAGCGGCTGCGACCCGGTGCCGGAAATGATCGCCCGCTTTAAAAAAGCGCATTAA